One window of the Polyangium spumosum genome contains the following:
- a CDS encoding DUF2135 domain-containing protein, which translates to MTSRARALLVLLALFTTLAPSAGGCGGASAPPSMADAPAGAPAAEGAPAPYDSTEAESAAPSRGAEAEEASAPSPMAQAAPRAPAAAPGGGAAPRVVADEKAGAKEEAAAKPKPAAGSAEATTWKRAESGAHAVRVEIGDHEALPVRSVQTKVAIDGSMARVVLDIVVKNNRAQTYEGTLKLRLPVGASPYYFAFGQDAMAIAGDAAPAFFPAERARGMGSDPLEIRRARQDAWQGVKEARMVPKEKAALAYTQTVRRNVDPALLEWAGPNVFNTRVFPLVAGKSHRIVLGYDVPLTRIGEDLEYSFDLPENVGSKAIDFAVAAPQGAAVEVTPKSQPFSGPDKRFYRFDDPSGKTVTLRIKKPASTHLVATDAATGPYFTADIAPQFPATAAAKGEEAALFLVDTSLSSNPDRMNVWLKLLDAILTNNEDSIKRYNVLFFNVEQSFWKPRFVTNDAASRKELQAFAANLALEGATDLGAALGRAASAQGAPQYDVFLLSDGAATWGEPDAQTMTRRLQKTAVRSIYAYQTGLAGTDVDALTRLTRETGGALFSVTGDAEVQKASTAHKSRPFRLVSAKVSGGADILFAGRPRFVFPGQTLRVAGRGTPDKDAALELTLESGSGTQVVKAPLGQAITSPLAIRGYGQIAVAQIEELAPATEVMAKAYSIHFRVPGKTSSLLMLESEADYQRFGIVPEDFARTIKSAAASRVVEDTLALSASALGNPKATFLRWIDGLPQTPGVNVAVPTGFRRALDQMPEESFRVDAAPLVVKSRDKKSIPAPVLADLAAHKLDYDRMATEAERRRRSLGPGDALKALSSLVEENPGDAVLARDIGVTAMSFGLPADAFHLFRRVAASRPYEPQTYRAMAQTLARLGRADLAMAYFEVGLAGRWDARFGEFRKILALEYFDLLQRAARGDMKTSIPEYVKSRLPQVARETQLKSADLVVMITWNTDATDIDLHVTEPSGDVCYYGNRQTQIGGQLTLDVTQGYGPEMYVLKNARDGRYKIQAHYFASDRNRASTRTKVQVIVFEDFGTSAQKATEKVVTLEYGKQKHDLIEVLRKARPGQKPKSTLEIAGP; encoded by the coding sequence ATGACCTCACGTGCGCGTGCTCTCCTCGTGCTCCTCGCGCTCTTCACGACGCTCGCCCCGAGCGCGGGCGGATGCGGCGGCGCCTCGGCTCCTCCCTCGATGGCAGATGCGCCCGCGGGCGCGCCGGCCGCGGAGGGCGCGCCCGCGCCGTACGATTCGACGGAGGCGGAGTCCGCTGCCCCGTCGCGAGGAGCCGAAGCCGAGGAGGCGAGCGCGCCGTCGCCGATGGCGCAGGCCGCTCCCCGCGCGCCCGCGGCCGCGCCGGGCGGCGGCGCAGCCCCGCGCGTGGTGGCCGACGAGAAGGCCGGCGCGAAGGAAGAGGCCGCGGCGAAGCCCAAGCCCGCCGCGGGATCGGCCGAGGCGACCACGTGGAAACGCGCGGAGAGCGGGGCGCACGCGGTGCGCGTCGAGATCGGCGATCACGAGGCGCTGCCGGTGCGCAGCGTGCAAACCAAGGTCGCGATCGACGGCTCCATGGCCCGCGTCGTGCTCGACATCGTGGTCAAGAACAACCGCGCCCAGACCTACGAAGGCACGCTGAAGCTCCGCCTGCCCGTGGGCGCGTCGCCGTATTATTTCGCCTTCGGGCAGGACGCGATGGCCATCGCGGGTGACGCGGCGCCGGCGTTTTTCCCGGCCGAACGGGCGCGCGGCATGGGCAGCGATCCGCTCGAGATCCGGCGCGCGCGGCAGGACGCCTGGCAGGGCGTGAAGGAGGCGCGTATGGTGCCGAAGGAGAAGGCCGCGCTCGCCTACACGCAGACCGTGCGCCGCAACGTCGATCCGGCGCTGCTCGAGTGGGCCGGGCCGAACGTCTTCAACACCCGCGTCTTCCCGCTCGTCGCCGGCAAATCCCACCGCATCGTCCTCGGCTACGACGTGCCGCTGACGCGTATCGGCGAGGACCTCGAGTACAGCTTCGATCTGCCCGAGAACGTCGGCAGCAAGGCGATCGACTTCGCCGTCGCGGCCCCGCAGGGCGCGGCCGTCGAGGTCACGCCGAAGTCCCAGCCCTTCTCGGGCCCGGACAAACGGTTCTATCGCTTCGACGATCCGTCCGGAAAGACCGTCACGCTCCGCATCAAGAAGCCCGCCTCCACGCACCTCGTCGCCACGGACGCCGCGACGGGGCCGTATTTCACGGCCGACATCGCGCCGCAGTTCCCCGCCACGGCCGCGGCGAAGGGCGAGGAGGCCGCGCTCTTCCTCGTCGACACGTCGCTGTCCTCGAACCCCGATCGCATGAACGTCTGGCTGAAGCTGCTCGACGCGATCCTCACGAACAACGAGGACTCGATCAAGCGCTACAACGTCCTCTTCTTCAACGTCGAGCAGAGCTTCTGGAAGCCGAGGTTCGTCACGAACGACGCCGCCTCGCGCAAGGAGCTCCAGGCCTTCGCCGCGAACCTCGCGCTCGAAGGCGCGACCGATCTCGGCGCGGCGCTCGGTCGGGCCGCGAGCGCGCAGGGCGCCCCGCAATACGACGTCTTCCTCCTCAGCGACGGCGCCGCGACCTGGGGCGAGCCCGACGCGCAGACCATGACGCGGCGCCTGCAAAAAACCGCGGTCCGCTCGATTTACGCGTATCAGACCGGGCTCGCGGGCACCGATGTCGATGCGCTCACGCGGCTCACGCGCGAGACCGGCGGCGCGCTCTTTTCGGTCACCGGCGACGCCGAGGTGCAGAAGGCCTCGACCGCGCACAAGAGCCGCCCCTTCCGCCTGGTCTCGGCAAAGGTCTCCGGCGGCGCGGACATCCTCTTCGCCGGCCGCCCCCGCTTCGTATTTCCCGGCCAAACCTTGCGCGTCGCCGGCCGCGGCACGCCCGACAAGGACGCCGCCCTGGAGCTCACGCTCGAATCGGGCAGCGGCACGCAGGTCGTCAAGGCCCCCCTCGGCCAGGCCATCACCTCGCCGCTCGCCATTCGTGGCTATGGCCAGATCGCTGTCGCGCAGATCGAGGAGCTCGCCCCCGCCACCGAGGTCATGGCGAAGGCCTACTCGATCCACTTCCGCGTTCCCGGAAAAACTTCGTCGCTGCTCATGCTCGAATCCGAGGCCGACTACCAGCGCTTCGGCATCGTGCCCGAGGACTTCGCGCGCACGATCAAGTCTGCGGCGGCCTCGCGCGTCGTCGAGGACACGCTGGCCCTCTCGGCCTCCGCGCTCGGGAATCCCAAGGCCACGTTCCTGCGCTGGATCGACGGTCTACCCCAGACCCCCGGCGTGAACGTCGCCGTGCCCACGGGCTTCCGCCGCGCCCTCGATCAGATGCCCGAGGAGAGCTTCCGCGTCGACGCGGCCCCGCTCGTCGTGAAATCCCGCGACAAGAAATCGATCCCCGCCCCCGTGCTCGCCGATCTCGCCGCGCACAAGCTCGATTACGATCGCATGGCGACCGAGGCCGAGCGGCGGCGGAGGTCGCTCGGGCCCGGCGACGCCTTGAAGGCATTGAGCTCGCTCGTCGAGGAGAACCCCGGCGACGCCGTGCTCGCGCGTGACATCGGGGTCACCGCCATGAGCTTCGGCCTCCCCGCGGACGCCTTCCACCTCTTCCGCCGCGTCGCCGCGTCGCGCCCCTACGAGCCGCAGACCTACCGTGCCATGGCGCAGACCCTCGCGCGCCTCGGCCGCGCGGACCTCGCGATGGCCTATTTCGAGGTCGGCCTGGCGGGGCGGTGGGACGCGCGGTTCGGCGAGTTCCGCAAGATCCTCGCGCTCGAATACTTCGACCTGCTCCAGCGCGCGGCGCGCGGCGACATGAAGACGAGCATCCCCGAATACGTCAAGAGCCGCCTGCCCCAGGTGGCCCGCGAGACCCAGCTAAAGAGCGCCGATCTCGTCGTGATGATCACGTGGAACACGGACGCGACCGACATCGACCTGCACGTGACCGAGCCGAGCGGCGACGTCTGCTATTATGGCAACCGCCAGACGCAGATCGGCGGCCAGCTCACCCTCGACGTCACGCAGGGCTACGGCCCCGAGATGTACGTCCTGAAAAACGCGAGGGACGGGCGTTACAAGATCCAGGCCCATTACTTCGCCTCGGACCGGAACCGCGCCTCGACGCGGACGAAGGTGCAGGTGATCGTCTTCGAGGATTTCGGCACGAGCGCGCAAAAGGCGACCGAGAAGGTCGTCACGCTCGAGTATGGCAAGCAGAAGCACGATCTGATCGAGGTGCTGCGCAAGGCGCGGCCCGGCCAGAAGCCGAAGTCGACGCTGGAGATCGCGGGCCCCTGA